From the Planktothricoides raciborskii GIHE-MW2 genome, the window GCGGCGATCGCCTCAGCGGCGCTTAGATACATAGAGTCAGTAATTGTGGTGGCTCGACAGTCGAGGGCGCCGCGAAAAATTCCCGGAAAGGCTAAGACATTGTTAATTTGATTGGGGTAGTCACTGCGTCCGGTAGCGATGACGGCCACCTTGTCGGCAACTAATTCGGGCTGAATTTCCGGAATGGGGTTGGCCATCGCAAAGATGATGGGGTTTTTGGCCATTGTTCCGACCATTTCTGGGGTGAGAACTCCAGGCGCACTTAAGCCAATAAAGACATCGGCACCGACTAGGGCATCGGCTAGACTGCCGCCTTTTTCTGCGGCAAATTCCCGTTTTTCCTCGGTTAAATTGGGGCGATCGCGGGCAATTATTCCCTTGGAATCGCACATAGAGATATATTTGGCTCCAGATGTACGCAGTATCCGGGCAACGGACACTCCTGCCGCTCCTGCGCCATTCATCACAATCCGCACTTTGTCCATTGATTTATTGACAACTTTCAAGGCATTAATTAAAGCCGCCAAAGAGACAATGGCCGTGCCATGTTGGTCATCGTGAAACACGGGAATATCTAGTTCCTGGCGTAATCTGGCTTCAATCTCAAAACACCGAGGGGCACTAATATCTTCTAGGTTGACCCCACCAAATACGGGGACGATATTTTTCACTGTTTGGACTATTTGATCTGTATCTTGGGTGTCCAGACAAATGGGAAAGGCATCGATTCCGGCAAAGGCTTTAAACAGCATGGCTTTGCCTTCCATCACAGGCAAAGCGGCTGCAGGGCCGAGGTTGCCCAATCCCAACACTGCCGAGCCATCGCTGATGATCGCCACTGTATTGTTTTTGATGGTGAGATTGTTTACTTGTTCGGGATTTTCCTTGATTTCTAGACAAATTCGCCCTACTCCTGGGGTGTACGCCATGGCCAAGTCCGCTTGGGTCGCTAGAGGAATTTTGTTTTCCATCCGGATTTTGCCCCCACGATGCATATTAAAGGTGCGATCGTATATATTGATAACTTTAATATTAGGTAGGTTCTTGACTGCTTGAGTAATTTGTTGGGCGTGCTCGCAGCTTGCCGCATCTACGGTGACATCCCGGATGATGCTCGATCGGTCTTGGGAAATTAAGTCTATTTGACCCAGGCTGCCCCCGACTGAAGCGATCGCCTGAGTGACTTGAGCCAGCATACCCGTGCGATTGGGAAGCTGTAAGCGCATAGTTAAACTAAAACTAGAATTTGGGGTCAAATTGACCA encodes:
- a CDS encoding malic enzyme-like NAD(P)-binding protein encodes the protein MVNLTPNSSFSLTMRLQLPNRTGMLAQVTQAIASVGGSLGQIDLISQDRSSIIRDVTVDAASCEHAQQITQAVKNLPNIKVINIYDRTFNMHRGGKIRMENKIPLATQADLAMAYTPGVGRICLEIKENPEQVNNLTIKNNTVAIISDGSAVLGLGNLGPAAALPVMEGKAMLFKAFAGIDAFPICLDTQDTDQIVQTVKNIVPVFGGVNLEDISAPRCFEIEARLRQELDIPVFHDDQHGTAIVSLAALINALKVVNKSMDKVRIVMNGAGAAGVSVARILRTSGAKYISMCDSKGIIARDRPNLTEEKREFAAEKGGSLADALVGADVFIGLSAPGVLTPEMVGTMAKNPIIFAMANPIPEIQPELVADKVAVIATGRSDYPNQINNVLAFPGIFRGALDCRATTITDSMYLSAAEAIAALVSPAELDSEHIIPSVFDRRVVPAVSAAVQQAARQEGIARA